The Penicillium psychrofluorescens genome assembly, chromosome: 2 nucleotide sequence CCGTGTGACTCCGAAATGGCAGCCTACGTATTCTTTTGGAAAGACCGGGGCGAGGCCTTATTGCACTGACACGACGACTGCCCCTCGCGACAAAGCCAAGGAACTCGGCGATAGCACGCGCAGGTTATTGTCTAAACCAGATGGACTTGGAATGCCAGCGGTGGCATTGAATCCGTCTGCAAAATGCAGCACCGGTAATGAAGCCCTAGCCGAGTCACCAGACGCATTAGAGCAGGATTCCATCgaaaaggacgaggaagCGCTGCAGTTCTGGAGTCACAACTCGCATCCCGGCCCGAATGGCCAAAGTATCATTGTGCACTACTGCCGGACCCTCCAGAGCACCGAGGAAGTAGCCCAACTATTCCTAAACAGCCAAGTGATCGGCTTCGACATGGAATGGAAAGCGCAGACATTCGGCTTCGACAGCATCCGCAACAACCTCTCACTGATCCAGGTTGCCAACGAGGAGCGTATCGCGCTCTTCCAGCTCGCGTCGTTCAAGCCAGGACGCGATCGACAGGACTTCATCTCCCCTTCCCTGAAGCACATCCTCGAGTGTCAAGACATTACCAAGGTCGGCGTCTCCATCAAGGCAGACTGCACGCGGCTGCGCAAGTATCTTGGCATTGAGGCCCGCTCTATCTTTGAGCTCAGCTACCTGTACAAACTTGTCAAGTATGCCCAGACGAACCCGAAGCTGGTTAACAAGCGGAGCGTCAATCTCAGCGATCAAGTGGAAGAGCATTTTGGTCTGCCGCTGGAGAAAACTGACGATATTCGCTGTGGCGATTGGACTCGCGCTTTGAACTATCGCCAAGTCCAGTGTGAGTTTAATCCTCCCTGGTGTCTTGCATTCCATGCACGCCTGGCTAATTACTCTTCACCTACCTTTTAGATGCCGCCGCTGATCCATACGCTTGCATTTGTCTCTTCAACGCCATGGAAACCAAGAGATTGGCTATGGACCCTGTACCGCCGCGCCCTGCTCACGCTGAACTCAatctccccatcatcctTCCTCTTGGTCAGGCTGTGAATACCGAGGAAAACGAAGCTCCAGATTTGCCTTCGGACACGAATACCGTCGGACAACCCTAGAGGCACCTGATCATTGCATCAAGCATCATAGATTCCGAGGACAGCGTATATAAATTTCCCCCGCTCTCATTTAGCCTGTTGTTTTGCGTTTTATTTCGTTAAAGATTCCACTCAGCACTAGTCCAAGTCTTTTTCACTATGATCGACGATACCAAACA carries:
- a CDS encoding uncharacterized protein (ID:PFLUO_002690-T1.cds;~source:funannotate), yielding MKRPTRRSKSKKQETKEMKKKKKKQSWKAKRLGIKRARKQSRVSARSSQHGSRASDKASDISPKAKGARSGADSQPTSGSKKAAKKEPIKVSPDSQQSSPKKKAKAPWGSKKFRSEPAQPPPAQTLREQVSKKADAPQHSPLKWNSVRIKSAGPNPKVKPAKSSKPKLPRSPVRVTPKWQPTYSFGKTGARPYCTDTTTAPRDKAKELGDSTRRLLSKPDGLGMPAVALNPSAKCSTGNEALAESPDALEQDSIEKDEEALQFWSHNSHPGPNGQSIIVHYCRTLQSTEEVAQLFLNSQVIGFDMEWKAQTFGFDSIRNNLSLIQVANEERIALFQLASFKPGRDRQDFISPSLKHILECQDITKVGVSIKADCTRLRKYLGIEARSIFELSYLYKLVKYAQTNPKLVNKRSVNLSDQVEEHFGLPLEKTDDIRCGDWTRALNYRQVQYAAADPYACICLFNAMETKRLAMDPVPPRPAHAELNLPIILPLGQAVNTEENEAPDLPSDTNTVGQP